A genomic window from Streptomyces sp. HUAS YS2 includes:
- a CDS encoding transcriptional regulator → MTVSPMLDRLAAERATGALLRDHGTLYLVDGRVVHAESPAAPGLDVLLTAGGRLPRENWDEAVDRAGARREVGRFLVTSGRLGDGELEICHLGAVFDAAFFALAPGSGPTRFRYGVAHWFGSVRPVSAAAVERETLRRRELLDNVWPYPAVDAAPVRPRPAEPGRTVGLRQRALLAAADGARTPADLARLLGRPAFHTLLDVRRLAAAGLVETPLDPVPAAPAALPSWVGEVATDPDIALLRRLRDALEASL, encoded by the coding sequence ATGACCGTCTCCCCGATGCTCGACCGGCTCGCCGCCGAGCGGGCCACCGGCGCGCTGCTGCGCGACCACGGCACGCTCTACCTCGTCGACGGCCGGGTGGTGCACGCGGAGAGCCCGGCCGCGCCCGGCCTGGACGTGCTCCTGACGGCCGGCGGCCGGCTGCCCCGCGAGAACTGGGACGAGGCCGTCGACCGCGCCGGGGCCCGGCGCGAGGTCGGCCGGTTCCTGGTCACCAGCGGCCGGCTCGGCGACGGCGAACTGGAGATCTGCCACCTCGGCGCGGTCTTCGACGCGGCGTTCTTCGCGCTCGCCCCGGGCAGCGGACCGACCCGCTTCCGGTACGGGGTCGCGCACTGGTTCGGCTCCGTGCGCCCGGTCTCCGCCGCGGCCGTCGAGCGGGAGACCCTGCGCCGCCGCGAACTGCTCGACAACGTCTGGCCGTACCCGGCCGTCGACGCCGCCCCCGTCCGGCCGCGCCCCGCCGAGCCCGGCCGGACGGTCGGCCTGCGCCAGCGCGCCCTGCTGGCCGCCGCCGACGGCGCCCGCACTCCGGCGGACCTGGCCCGGCTGCTCGGCCGACCGGCCTTCCACACGCTGCTCGACGTCCGGCGGCTCGCCGCCGCCGGCCTCGTCGAGACCCCCCTCGACCCCGTGCCCGCCGCACCGGCCGCGCTGCCCTCCTGGGTCGGCGAGGTCGCGACGGACCCCGACATCGCCCTGCTGCGCCGGCTCCGTGACGCCCTGGAGGCAAGTCTGTGA
- a CDS encoding SRPBCC family protein, giving the protein MAATKSVVVERRVQAPPGPVWEALTDLRGMERVLSGVERVEVLTAGGFDVGTRWRETRRMMGKEATEEMTVTECVPPERYVTVADSHGMHYVSEIELLKGDPESASTMIVMTFRATPTGGGAMGLLAKLVGGLGAKAVSRALAKDLDEIAAAIERRG; this is encoded by the coding sequence ATGGCTGCTACCAAGAGCGTCGTCGTCGAGCGCCGGGTCCAGGCGCCTCCCGGGCCGGTCTGGGAGGCGCTGACCGACCTGCGGGGCATGGAGCGGGTTCTCAGCGGGGTGGAGCGGGTCGAGGTGCTGACGGCGGGCGGCTTCGACGTCGGCACCCGGTGGCGGGAGACCCGGCGGATGATGGGCAAGGAGGCCACCGAGGAGATGACGGTGACCGAGTGCGTGCCCCCGGAGCGGTACGTGACGGTCGCCGACTCCCACGGCATGCACTACGTGTCGGAGATCGAGCTGCTGAAGGGCGACCCGGAGTCCGCCTCGACCATGATCGTGATGACGTTCAGAGCCACCCCGACCGGCGGCGGCGCCATGGGCCTGCTGGCCAAGCTGGTCGGCGGCCTGGGCGCGAAGGCGGTGAGCCGGGCGCTCGCCAAGGACCTGGACGAGATCGCGGCGGCGATCGAACGGCGCGGCTGA
- a CDS encoding diaminopimelate decarboxylase, with amino-acid sequence MASSRRDPAVHAAVEQGLLTPDEPVVALLDADGIRASATALRAAFAAVAPDVRFLHAFAVKACPLVPVLRLLDNAGLGAEVASPGELALARAAGVPASRTVLDSPAKTEGELREALALGIALNADNHQELARLDALVARTARFPHVGLRVNPQLGAGAISALSTAVPTSKFGVALRDPGARDEVVRAYLDRRWLTRLHVHSGSQGVPLALMAEGVAELYGLAEEINAKAGRLQIDTLDIGGGLPVNFASDEETPTYAEYARLLADRVPGLFDGRYTLVTEFGRSLLARHGTVLARVEYTKTAGGRPVAVTHAGVQLATRTVYAPEAYPVRIAAYDATGRPRTGPDVVQDVAGPACFAGDLLATARRLPRLEPGDVAAVLDTGAYYFSSHYGYNSLPRPGVHGFTRTAEGVRFALVRRAQSLAEIVAESGGDDPDALLA; translated from the coding sequence ATGGCTTCCTCACGTCGCGATCCGGCCGTCCACGCCGCCGTCGAACAAGGACTCCTCACCCCCGACGAGCCCGTCGTCGCCCTGCTCGACGCCGACGGCATCCGGGCCTCCGCCACCGCCCTGCGGGCCGCCTTCGCCGCCGTGGCCCCGGACGTCCGCTTCCTGCACGCCTTCGCCGTGAAGGCCTGCCCGCTGGTGCCCGTGCTGCGCCTGCTGGACAACGCGGGGCTCGGCGCCGAGGTCGCGAGCCCCGGCGAGCTGGCCCTGGCCCGCGCGGCCGGCGTCCCCGCCTCCCGTACCGTCCTCGACTCCCCCGCCAAGACCGAGGGCGAGCTGCGCGAGGCGCTGGCCCTGGGCATCGCGCTGAACGCCGACAACCACCAGGAGCTGGCCCGGCTCGACGCGCTCGTCGCCCGGACGGCGCGCTTCCCGCACGTCGGCCTGCGGGTGAACCCGCAGCTCGGCGCAGGCGCCATCAGCGCGCTGTCCACCGCCGTCCCCACCTCGAAGTTCGGCGTCGCCCTGCGCGACCCGGGGGCCCGCGACGAGGTCGTCCGGGCGTACCTCGACCGGCGCTGGCTCACCCGGCTGCACGTGCACAGCGGCTCCCAGGGCGTCCCGCTCGCCCTGATGGCCGAGGGCGTCGCGGAGCTGTACGGGCTCGCCGAGGAGATCAACGCCAAGGCCGGCCGGCTCCAGATCGACACCCTCGACATCGGCGGCGGGCTGCCGGTGAACTTCGCCTCCGACGAGGAGACGCCGACGTACGCGGAGTACGCCCGGCTGCTCGCCGACCGGGTCCCCGGGCTCTTCGACGGGCGCTACACCCTGGTGACCGAGTTCGGCCGCTCACTGCTCGCCCGGCACGGCACGGTGCTGGCCCGCGTCGAGTACACCAAGACGGCCGGCGGCCGGCCCGTCGCCGTCACCCACGCGGGCGTCCAGCTCGCCACCCGCACGGTGTACGCCCCCGAGGCCTACCCGGTGCGGATCGCCGCGTACGACGCCACCGGCCGGCCCCGCACCGGCCCCGACGTGGTGCAGGACGTGGCCGGGCCGGCCTGCTTCGCCGGGGACCTGCTGGCCACCGCCCGGCGGCTGCCCCGCCTGGAGCCGGGCGACGTGGCCGCGGTCCTGGACACCGGCGCGTACTACTTCTCCAGCCACTACGGCTACAACAGCCTGCCACGGCCCGGGGTGCACGGCTTCACCCGTACGGCCGAGGGGGTTCGTTTCGCGCTCGTCCGCCGTGCCCAGAGCCTGGCGGAGATCGTCGCCGAGTCCGGTGGCGACGACCCGGACGCACTCCTGGCCTGA
- the hutU gene encoding urocanate hydratase, protein MSGPRPVRAARGTELSALGWQQEAALRMLQNNLDPEVAEHPDKLVVYGGTGKAARDWRSFDAMVRTLRTLKQDETMLVQSGRPVGVMQTHEWAPRVLIANSNLVGDWANWEEFRRLEQLGLTMYGQMTAGSWIYIGTQGILQGTYETFAAVAAKKFNGTLAGTITLTAGLGGMGGAQPLAVTMNDGVAICVDVDPRAIERRIEHRYLDVKADNLAHALQLAVEARDARRPLSIGLLGNAAELVPQMLAEGAPIDIVTDQTSAHDPLSYLPIGVAFEDMADAAAKDPAGFTQRSRESMAKHVEAMVGFMDAGAEVFDYGNSIRGEAQLAGYDRAFAFPGFVPAYIRPLFCEGKGPFRWAALSGEASDIAKTDKAILDLFPENESLHRWIKMAGERVHFQGLPARICWLGQGERDKAGDMFNDMVGNGTLAAPLAIGRDHLDCGSVASPYRETEAMLDGSDAIADWPLLNAMVNVASGASWVSIHHGGGVGMGRSIHAGQVSVADGTKLAGEKIRRVLTNDPGMGVIRHVDAGYEIAERVADEKGVRVPMREGDSA, encoded by the coding sequence ATGTCAGGACCCCGCCCCGTACGAGCCGCGCGCGGAACGGAACTCAGCGCCCTGGGATGGCAGCAGGAAGCCGCCCTCCGGATGCTGCAGAACAACCTCGACCCCGAGGTCGCCGAGCACCCCGACAAGCTCGTCGTCTACGGCGGCACCGGCAAGGCCGCCCGCGACTGGCGCTCCTTCGACGCCATGGTCCGCACGCTGCGCACCCTGAAGCAGGACGAGACCATGCTGGTCCAGTCCGGCCGTCCGGTCGGCGTCATGCAGACCCACGAGTGGGCCCCGCGCGTCCTGATCGCCAACTCCAACCTGGTCGGCGACTGGGCGAACTGGGAGGAGTTCCGCCGCCTGGAGCAGCTCGGCCTCACCATGTACGGCCAGATGACGGCCGGCTCCTGGATCTACATCGGCACCCAGGGCATCCTCCAGGGCACGTACGAGACCTTCGCCGCCGTCGCCGCCAAGAAGTTCAACGGCACCCTCGCCGGCACGATCACCCTCACCGCCGGCCTCGGCGGCATGGGTGGCGCCCAGCCGCTCGCCGTCACCATGAACGACGGCGTCGCGATCTGCGTCGACGTCGACCCGCGCGCCATCGAGCGCCGGATCGAGCACCGCTACCTGGACGTGAAGGCCGACAACCTGGCCCACGCCCTCCAGCTCGCGGTCGAGGCGCGCGACGCCCGCCGCCCGCTCTCCATCGGCCTCCTCGGCAACGCCGCCGAGCTGGTCCCGCAGATGCTGGCCGAGGGCGCGCCGATCGACATCGTGACCGACCAGACCTCGGCCCACGACCCGCTGTCGTACCTGCCGATCGGCGTCGCCTTCGAGGACATGGCCGACGCGGCGGCGAAGGACCCGGCCGGCTTCACCCAGCGGTCGCGCGAGTCGATGGCCAAGCACGTCGAGGCCATGGTCGGCTTCATGGACGCCGGCGCCGAGGTCTTCGACTACGGCAACTCGATCCGCGGCGAGGCCCAGCTGGCCGGCTACGACCGCGCCTTCGCCTTCCCCGGCTTCGTCCCGGCGTACATCCGCCCGCTGTTCTGCGAGGGCAAGGGCCCGTTCCGCTGGGCCGCGCTGTCCGGCGAGGCGTCCGACATCGCCAAGACCGACAAGGCGATCCTGGACCTCTTCCCGGAGAACGAGTCGCTGCACCGCTGGATCAAGATGGCCGGCGAGCGCGTCCACTTCCAGGGCCTGCCCGCCCGTATCTGCTGGCTCGGCCAGGGCGAGCGCGACAAGGCCGGCGACATGTTCAACGACATGGTCGGCAACGGCACCCTCGCCGCGCCGCTCGCGATCGGCCGCGACCACCTGGACTGCGGCTCGGTGGCCTCCCCGTACCGCGAGACCGAGGCCATGCTCGACGGCTCCGACGCGATCGCCGACTGGCCGCTCCTGAACGCCATGGTGAACGTCGCCTCCGGCGCGTCCTGGGTCTCCATCCACCACGGCGGCGGCGTCGGCATGGGCCGCTCCATCCACGCCGGCCAGGTCTCGGTCGCCGACGGCACCAAGCTCGCCGGCGAGAAGATCCGCCGCGTGCTCACCAACGACCCGGGCATGGGCGTCATCCGCCACGTCGACGCGGGCTACGAGATCGCGGAGCGGGTCGCGGACGAGAAGGGCGTCCGCGTCCCGATGCGCGAGGGTGACTCCGCGTGA
- a CDS encoding allantoate amidohydrolase: MWRSLRPIGRSDASGGYRRYAWTGADADCRLWFRMQAEARRLNYEVDRNGNQWAWLGDPEAGDAVVTGSHLDSVPDGGAFDGPLGVVSSFAALDELRARGVQFRRPLAITNFGDEEGARFGLACVGSRLTAGQLSKEQAYELRDGDGVSLPQAMEAAGYDPEAIGPDPERLARIGAFVELHVEQGRALDLSGDAVGIASAIWPHGRWRYDFHGEANHAGTTRLVDRRDPMLSYAETVLAARREAELAGAVATFGKISVEPNGVNAIPSLVRGWLDARAADQGALDAVIAGIETAARETAARHGIDLGVVRESFTPVVEFEHALRDEMVRILGEKTGEKTPVLGTGAGHDAGILSASIPTAMLFVRNPTGVSHSPAEFAGEDDCVAGVHALADVLEGLACR; this comes from the coding sequence ATGTGGCGGTCGCTGCGGCCCATCGGCCGCAGCGACGCCTCGGGCGGCTACCGCCGCTACGCCTGGACCGGGGCGGACGCCGACTGCCGGCTCTGGTTCCGGATGCAGGCCGAGGCCCGCCGGCTGAACTACGAGGTCGACCGCAACGGCAACCAGTGGGCCTGGCTCGGCGACCCGGAGGCCGGCGACGCCGTCGTCACCGGCTCGCACCTGGACTCCGTCCCCGACGGCGGAGCGTTCGACGGCCCGCTCGGGGTCGTCTCCTCCTTCGCCGCGCTCGACGAACTGCGCGCCCGCGGCGTGCAGTTCCGGCGCCCGCTCGCCATCACCAACTTCGGTGACGAGGAGGGCGCCCGGTTCGGGCTCGCCTGCGTCGGCTCCCGGCTCACCGCCGGACAGCTCAGCAAGGAGCAGGCGTACGAGCTCCGCGACGGCGACGGGGTCAGCCTCCCGCAGGCCATGGAGGCCGCCGGGTACGACCCCGAGGCCATCGGCCCCGATCCCGAACGGCTCGCCCGTATCGGCGCGTTCGTCGAACTGCACGTCGAGCAGGGCCGCGCGCTGGACCTGTCCGGCGACGCCGTCGGCATCGCCTCCGCGATCTGGCCGCACGGCCGGTGGCGGTACGACTTCCACGGCGAGGCGAACCACGCCGGCACGACGCGGCTCGTCGACCGCCGGGACCCGATGCTGAGCTACGCCGAGACCGTCCTCGCGGCCCGCCGCGAGGCGGAACTCGCGGGCGCGGTAGCCACGTTCGGCAAGATCTCCGTAGAGCCGAACGGCGTCAACGCGATCCCCTCGCTGGTACGCGGCTGGCTCGACGCGCGGGCGGCGGACCAGGGCGCGCTGGACGCGGTCATCGCCGGCATCGAGACGGCGGCCCGCGAGACGGCGGCGAGGCACGGCATCGACCTGGGCGTGGTCCGGGAGTCGTTCACACCGGTCGTCGAGTTCGAGCACGCGCTGCGCGACGAAATGGTCCGCATCCTCGGCGAGAAGACCGGTGAGAAGACGCCCGTCCTCGGCACCGGCGCCGGACACGACGCGGGCATCCTGTCCGCCTCGATCCCGACCGCGATGCTGTTCGTACGCAACCCCACCGGCGTCTCGCACTCCCCGGCCGAGTTCGCGGGCGAGGACGACTGTGTCGCGGGTGTCCACGCGCTCGCCGACGTACTGGAGGGCCTGGCATGTCGCTGA
- a CDS encoding formimidoylglutamate deiminase: protein MSLTTTYWLEHAWLGEGAEPGVVLEVEADRITAVRKGVGTPPPGAVVLRGFTIPGLANAHSHAFHRALRGTVQVGSGTFWTWRDVMYRVASRLTPESYHALARAVYAEMALAGITSVGEFHYVHHAPDGTPYADPNAMGEALIAAAADAGIRITLLDTAYLSSGFGAAPEPHQVRFSDGSADAWAERVSGLKERPGVRLGAAIHSVRAVPASQLAAVADWAREREAPLHVHLSEQTAENEACLAAHGCTPTQLLAEHGVLGARTTGVHNTHLTDEDVRLLGSSATGTCMCPTTERDLADGIGPAVALQRAGSPLSLGSDSHAVIDLLEEARAMELNERLRSRTRGHWTASALLRAATEDGHAALGWQDAGRLEAGALADFTTVTLDSIRTVGADPRLAAETAVFAATAADVTDVVVAGRPIVRAGAHATIENPAAALSEAITSLRT from the coding sequence ATGTCGCTGACGACGACGTACTGGCTGGAGCACGCCTGGCTCGGCGAGGGCGCGGAGCCGGGGGTGGTCCTGGAGGTCGAGGCGGACCGGATCACGGCGGTCCGCAAGGGCGTCGGGACGCCCCCGCCGGGAGCGGTGGTCCTGCGCGGCTTCACGATCCCCGGCCTGGCGAACGCCCACTCGCACGCCTTCCACCGTGCGCTGCGGGGCACGGTCCAGGTGGGCTCGGGCACGTTCTGGACGTGGCGTGACGTCATGTACCGGGTCGCCTCACGGCTCACGCCGGAGTCGTACCACGCGCTGGCGCGCGCCGTGTACGCGGAGATGGCGCTGGCGGGCATCACGTCCGTGGGCGAGTTCCACTACGTGCACCACGCGCCGGACGGCACGCCGTACGCCGACCCCAACGCGATGGGCGAGGCGCTGATCGCGGCGGCGGCCGACGCGGGCATCCGCATCACGCTGCTGGACACGGCGTACCTGTCGTCCGGCTTCGGCGCGGCTCCCGAGCCGCACCAGGTCCGATTCTCCGACGGGTCGGCGGACGCGTGGGCGGAGCGGGTGTCGGGCTTGAAGGAACGGCCCGGCGTCCGCCTCGGCGCGGCGATCCACTCCGTACGGGCCGTCCCGGCGTCGCAGCTCGCGGCGGTCGCGGACTGGGCGCGGGAGCGGGAGGCGCCGCTGCACGTCCACCTGTCCGAGCAGACGGCGGAGAACGAGGCCTGCCTCGCGGCGCACGGCTGCACGCCGACGCAGCTGCTGGCGGAGCACGGGGTGCTGGGGGCGCGCACGACCGGCGTCCACAACACCCACCTGACGGACGAGGACGTGAGGCTGCTCGGCTCGTCCGCGACGGGCACGTGCATGTGCCCGACGACGGAACGCGACCTGGCGGACGGCATCGGCCCGGCGGTCGCGCTGCAGCGGGCGGGCTCGCCCCTCTCGCTGGGCAGCGACAGCCACGCCGTGATCGACCTCCTGGAGGAGGCGCGGGCGATGGAGCTCAACGAGCGCCTGCGCTCCCGCACCCGCGGCCACTGGACGGCGTCCGCGCTGCTCCGCGCGGCCACGGAGGACGGCCACGCGGCCCTGGGCTGGCAGGACGCCGGTCGCCTGGAGGCGGGCGCGCTCGCCGACTTCACGACGGTGACGCTCGACTCGATCCGCACGGTGGGCGCGGACCCGCGCCTGGCGGCGGAGACGGCGGTCTTCGCGGCCACCGCCGCGGACGTCACGGACGTGGTCGTCGCAGGCCGCCCGATCGTCCGAGCCGGCGCCCACGCCACCATCGAGAACCCGGCAGCAGCCCTGAGCGAAGCCATCACGTCCCTCCGGACGTGA
- the hutI gene encoding imidazolonepropionase: MTTTVVTNIGRLVTNDPALGDGSPLGIVEDAALVLDGERVVWAGSAAGAPDADVRVDAGGRAVIPGFVDSHSHLVFAGDRTAEFNARMSGQAYAAGGIRTTVAATRAASDADLERNLTRYLDEALRQGTTTFETKSGYGLTTHDEARALRIAAAHTDEVTYLGAHIVSPDFADDPAGYVALVTGEMLDACAPHARWVDVFCEKGAFDGDQARAILTAGMAKGLHPRVHANQLSYGPGVQLAVELDAASADHCTHLTDADVDALANGNTVATLLPGAEFSTRAEWPDARRLLDAGVTVALSTDCNPGSSFTSSVPFCIALAVRDMRMTPDEALWSATAGGAAALRRTDIGRLAPGAYADFALLDAPSHVHLAYRPGVPLVTEVWKRGSRMV; this comes from the coding sequence ATGACCACCACCGTCGTCACCAACATCGGCCGACTCGTCACCAACGACCCCGCCCTCGGTGACGGCTCCCCGCTCGGGATCGTCGAGGACGCCGCGCTCGTGCTCGACGGCGAGCGGGTCGTCTGGGCCGGGTCCGCGGCCGGCGCGCCCGACGCCGACGTGCGCGTCGACGCCGGCGGGCGGGCCGTGATCCCCGGGTTCGTCGACTCCCACTCGCACCTCGTCTTCGCGGGCGACCGCACCGCCGAGTTCAACGCCCGCATGTCCGGCCAGGCCTACGCCGCCGGCGGCATCCGGACGACCGTCGCCGCCACCCGCGCCGCCTCCGACGCCGACCTGGAGCGCAACCTCACGCGGTACCTCGACGAGGCACTCCGTCAGGGCACCACCACCTTCGAGACCAAGTCCGGCTACGGCCTCACCACCCACGACGAGGCTCGCGCGCTGCGCATCGCCGCCGCGCACACCGACGAGGTCACCTACCTCGGCGCGCACATCGTGTCCCCGGACTTCGCCGACGACCCGGCCGGCTACGTCGCCCTCGTCACCGGCGAGATGCTCGACGCCTGCGCCCCGCACGCCCGCTGGGTCGACGTCTTCTGCGAGAAGGGCGCCTTCGACGGCGACCAGGCCCGCGCGATCCTCACCGCCGGCATGGCCAAGGGCCTGCACCCGCGCGTGCACGCCAACCAGCTCTCGTACGGCCCCGGCGTCCAGCTCGCCGTCGAGCTGGACGCGGCCAGCGCCGACCACTGCACCCACCTCACCGACGCCGACGTCGACGCGCTCGCCAACGGCAACACCGTCGCCACCCTCCTCCCCGGCGCCGAGTTCTCCACCCGCGCCGAGTGGCCGGACGCCCGCCGTCTCCTCGACGCCGGCGTGACCGTCGCGCTCTCCACCGACTGCAACCCGGGTTCGTCGTTCACCTCGTCCGTCCCCTTCTGCATCGCCCTCGCCGTCCGCGACATGCGGATGACCCCGGACGAGGCGCTCTGGTCCGCCACCGCCGGTGGCGCCGCGGCCCTGCGCCGTACGGACATCGGCCGCCTCGCGCCCGGCGCGTACGCGGACTTCGCGCTCCTCGACGCCCCCTCCCACGTCCACCTCGCCTACCGCCCGGGCGTCCCGTTGGTGACCGAGGTCTGGAAGCGCGGCTCCCGTATGGTCTGA
- a CDS encoding maltokinase N-terminal cap-like domain-containing protein yields MAIIHHTTMNPTKLELLAQWLPTRPWYEATGRTPEPVKAGGFRLEDPEGEVGIEFMVVTDASATEPVAYLVPLTYRAAPLDGAGADALIGTSEHGVLGTRWIYDGVHDPVLAAQLLALLRDQAEPQAQSVSDTPDPTVLRAGAALADGATFADVTVNRRLAASPAPVAAAHVTATWRLPDGTETRSVFVAAS; encoded by the coding sequence ATGGCGATCATCCATCACACCACGATGAACCCCACCAAACTCGAGCTGCTCGCCCAGTGGCTGCCGACCCGGCCCTGGTACGAGGCCACCGGCCGCACGCCCGAGCCCGTGAAGGCCGGTGGCTTCCGGCTGGAGGACCCGGAGGGGGAGGTGGGCATCGAGTTCATGGTGGTCACCGACGCCTCGGCGACCGAGCCGGTCGCCTACCTCGTGCCTCTGACGTACCGCGCCGCGCCCCTCGACGGGGCCGGCGCGGACGCCCTGATCGGCACGTCCGAGCACGGCGTGCTCGGCACGCGCTGGATCTACGACGGCGTCCACGACCCGGTCCTCGCCGCGCAGCTCCTCGCCCTGCTCCGGGACCAGGCCGAGCCGCAGGCGCAGAGCGTGTCCGACACCCCCGACCCCACGGTCCTGCGGGCCGGCGCCGCGCTCGCCGACGGGGCGACGTTCGCCGACGTGACGGTGAACCGCCGTCTCGCCGCGAGCCCGGCTCCCGTCGCCGCCGCGCACGTCACCGCGACCTGGCGGCTCCCGGACGGGACGGAGACCCGCAGCGTGTTCGTCGCCGCGTCCTGA